The Acidobacteriota bacterium nucleotide sequence TGGAGGTCGCGCGCGGTGCGGCCACGGAACACGAAAGGCGTCGTGATCTGCGCGGTGGGCGTGCCGAAGTCCGGCACGTCGATGACCGCATCGGTCGACTCGATCCGCCGCCCGGCCGCGTTCTGGACCTCGACGCGGACGCGCACGGTACCGGCCGGCGCGTCGAACCGCGCAACGCCGGCCGGCGGCATCGTCGTCGTCGTGGCTTCGGGCCCGACGCGGCCGCTGAACAGCGGCGTGCCCGACACGGTCTCGGCGGTGACGTTCAGATGGTCGACGCGCTCCGCCGGGTCGCGGCCGCTCCCGGCCGATTCCCAGACGAGCGTGACCTGCGCCTTCTCGGCGGCCCCGCGCGCAGCGCCAAGCCAGAGAGTGACGGGCTGACGGCGGCCGGCATCCGCCACCGACACGAGCGTGGTCAACGCCTCCGACACATCGCCCCGAACCTCGGCCTTCGGCGCGGCGGCACGCTCCGCCTCGTCGGCCGAAATCGCCCAGTAGCCCTTGCGCGCGCGCACTTCCACGTCACGCCGCTTCACGCGCACCTGGATCTCGTGGAACTTGCCGTCGCGGAACTGGGACGACGACGTGTAGCCGAGCAGGTAATAGGAACTGCCGTCCTTGACCATCTGCTGCAGCGCCGGCAGCGGATCGTTGCGGTTGACGATCGCGCGGCCGTCGGTCTGGTCGGCGATCGTCCGCAGCATCTCCGTGGTCTGCCCGAGAATCAGCCGGTCGAACTGGATGCCCACCGTGTCGGCGGCCGAAAACTCGCCCGACGCCAGGCCCCGCGGATCGATCGTGTAGATCGCCGTATTGGTGCGCGCCGCGGCGCTGAACACGCGCTGCAGATCCGAGATGAGCTCCATCGAATCGAGCAACTGCTGCCCTTCCATCGCCGAGCCCGGCTGGGGCGACATCCCGCCGCTCTGGGGGATGGTGCCGAGCGGCGTGCCGCTCACGAGCGCGCCCTCGGGCAACGTGTTCGACATGCCCTCGCTCACGTAGAGCACGGTCTTGCGCCCCACGCGGAACGTCGCCATGAACTCCGCTAGCGCCCGCAGCGCGGCGATCGTCCACATGTTCCGCAGCCGCTCCTGCACCACCGGCGGCTCGCCCTCGTACCGGTACTCGATCGGGTACTTCGGCACGTAGTTGTACTTGCGGCCCAGGAAGCTCATGAGCTGCCCGGCCGTGGCGTCGTGATTGCGAGAGAACGTGAGGCCCGACGCCGGCAGCATCGGCATCGTGATGGCGACCAGATCGCGCGGCGAGAGCTGGCTCACGAAGCGCGCGAGCTGCTGGCGGATCACGAGGCTGTTGCCAACGCGCGTGTGGTAGTCGTCGAGAAAGATGACGAGCAGGCGATTGCGCTCCGACGCCACCTCGACGGCGTGCTCCGACGGGCTGAGGATGTCGCGCTGCGCCGACGCGTCGGCATAGCCGTCGTCCAGTTGGACGAGCCGGAAGGCTTCGATCGTCTGGGGTTTACCGGCCTCGCGGATCTCGAAGTCGTTGGCGGTCAGGTCCGTCACGGACCGCCCCTTGCCGTCGGTGACGATGACGTCGACGCTCACCGAGTCGATGCCGCTGCGGAAGACGGGCGGCTCGGCCTGCGCGCCTTGCTGTGCGGGTGGCGCCGCCGGCGCCGGCTGCTGCGCCGCCGGCTGCACGGCTGCTGTCGCAACCGCCGCGAAGATGGCTAACGCTGAACGGGCCAGTCGGGCAGCGGTCATACCGTGAGGTCGATGAACGCAATGATACCATCCGCCCCCATGTCGGACCCGCCCGCGCCGCCCGGTCCGCTCACGAGGCTCGCAGAGGACGAACACCTGTTCCGGCTGTCGGTCCGCGAGTTCGCCCGGGCGGCGGTGCGGCCGCTCGTCCGCGAGATGGATCAGCAGGGTGCGCTCTCGCCCGCGATCGTCGCGCGGCTCTTCGAGCTGGGCCTCATGGGCATCGAAGTGCCGGAATCGGCGGGCGGCGCCGGCGGCCGGTTCTTCCACGCGATCCTCGCCGTCGAGGAGCTCTCGCGGGTCGATCCGTCGGTGGGCCTGCTCGTCGACGTCCAGAACACGCTCGTCGTCAACGCCGTGCGACGGTGGGGCACGCCGGCGCTCGCCGCCGAGGTGCTGCCCAGGCTCGCCTCGTCCGTCGTCGGCGCGTACGCGCTCTCGGAGGCGGAAGCGGGCAGCGACGCGTTCGCGCTGCAGACGAGCGCGGTCTCCGAGGGCGGCGCGTTCGTCCTGAGCGGCCGCAAGCTCTGGATCACGAACGCGCACGAGGCCGGGCTGTTCATCGTCTTCGCGACGGTCGATCGCGGCGCCGGCCACCGCGGCATCACCGCGTTCGTCGTCGACCGCGACACGCCGGGGCTCTCCGTCGGACGAAAAGAAGACAAGCTCGGCATCAGAGCGTCGAGCACGTGCGAGGTCGTGCTCGATTGCTGCCGCGTGCCGGCCGCGCGCGTCCTCGGAACGGTGGGCCAGGGCTACAAGGTCGCGATCGAGACGCTGAACGATGGCCGCATCGGGATCGGCGCGCAGATGGTGGGCCTCGCCGCCGACGCGCTCGAGCGCGCGATCGCGCACGTCTCCGCGCGCCGGCAGTTCGGCCGTCCGATTGCCGAGTTCCAGGCCGTGCAGTTCCAACTGGCACGCGCGGCGGCCGACCTCGAAGCCGCGAGGCTGCTCGTCTACAACGCGGCGCGGCTCCGCGACGCGGGAGAACCGCTCGTCGCCGAATCCGCGATCGCCAAGCTCGTCGCATCCGAGACGGCCGAGCGCGTCGCGTCGCTCGCGGTCAACCTGCTCGGCGGCGCGGGGTTCGTCCGTGACGGCATGGTCGAGAAGCTGTACCGCGACGCGAAGATCGGACAGATCTACGAGGGGACGTCGAACCTGCAACTGCAGACGATCGCGAAGCACCTGCTGCGGCCGGCGCGGTGACGCGCCCGCGCGGTGTCAGTGGGCGGGCCCGCCGAGCAACGCCTTGGCGATGAGCAGCCGCTGGACCTCCGAGGTGCCCTGGTAGATCTCCGTCGCGCGCGCGTCGCGGAACAGACGCTCGAGCCGCGACCCGCGCCGGTAGCCCGACGAGGCGAGGATCTGCATCGCGCGATCGGCGGCGGCATGCGCGGCCTCCGACGCCTGGAGCTTGGCCATCGCCGCCTCCTTCACGACCGACGGCGAGCGATCGTAGAGATCGGCGGCCCGCCACGTCAGCAGCCGCGCGGCCTCGAGCTCGGTCGCCAGATCCGCGAGCTGGAACTGGATCGCCTGGAACTGGCCGATCGGCTGCCCGAACGCGTGCCGCGTGCGTGCGTACTCGAGCGCCTCGTCGAGCGCCGACTGCCCCACGCCGAGCGCCTGCGCCGCGATCGCGATCCGTCCGCCTTGCAACGCGCGCATGGCGATGGCGAAGCCGCCGCCCTCGGGGCCGAGGCGTGCGTCGGACGGCAGCGACACACGGTCGAAGATCAGATCGACGCAGCCGAGCCCGCGGACGCCGAGCGAATCACACGGGCGACGCGAGACGCCGGGCGCGTCGAGCGGAACGAGGAACGCGGAGATCTGCCGGCGGGGCCCATCGCCGGCGGTCGCCGCGAACACGATGGCGACATCGGCCTGCTCGGCGTTGGCCACCCACACCTTGGTGCCCGACAGCACATAGCCTTCGGGCACCGGCGTCGCGCGTGCCTGCTGATTCGCGGAGTCCGATCCGGCGTCTGCCTCGGACAGCGCGAAGGCGCCCAGCGCGGCGCCGGACGCGAGCCGGTGCAGCCAGGCGTCGCGCTGCGCCGCCGTGCCCGCGACGGCGATCGGCTCGACGACGAGCGCGTTCGTCACCGTGAGGATGACGGCCACCGTCGCGCTCGCGCCCGCGACGAGCTCGATGGCGAGCGCGCTCGTGAGGCACGCCTGCCCGCCGCCGGCGGGCGGCGGCAGCGTCATCGCGAGCAGGCCGACCTCCGCCGCGCGTGCGACCAGCTCGCGCGGATACCGCGCGGTCGCGTCGATCTCCGCCGCGCGCGGCGCCACCTCGTCGCGCGCGAACGCGCGGACGCGATCGAGAAACGCTTCCTGCGCCGGCGAGAGCGAGAAATCCATGGAACTACATTTCGCTGATTTGGCGGCGATGACGTCTTCCGCTCATCGCTCGAGCCGGGCGATCGCCTCGCGGAGCCGCGTCGCCGTGGTGCCGAGCTCTTCGGGGAGCACGCGCGTGTCGCCGAAGACCGTCATGAAGCTCGTGTCGCCGTTCCAGCGCGGGACGACGTGGAGGTGGAGGTGGTCGGCGATGCCTGCGCCCGCCGACGTGCCGACGTTCACGCCCATGTTGAACCCCTGCGGCCGGTACAGCTCCGTCAGCGCGCGTTCGACGAGCTGCGCGAGCGCCATCACCTCGGCGAGCTCCGCGCCGTCGAAGTCCGACAGCCGCGGCGCATGCCGGTTCGGCACGACCATCACGTGGCCGTTGTTGTAGGGGAACTTGTTGAGGATGACGAACGCGCGCTCGCCGCGGTGGACGAGGAGCGGCTGATCCGCCGAGCCGCCGGCCGCGGCGCAGAAGACGCATTCGCTTCGCGACGCCGCGCCCCCGGTCACGTAGGCCAGCCGCCAGGGCGTGTAGAGGCGATCCATCGGCCCGTCCGGCGGCCCACGCTGCCCGCGCTACTCCGGAAGGCCGGTCGGCTCGGAGTGTGGCGCCGGGCCGGCGTCGGCCTTGTTGATCAAATCCTTCAGCTCTTTGCCCGGCTTGAAGTAGGGCACGTGCTTGGGCGGCACGTCCACCTTGTCGCCCGTCTTCGGATTGCGGCCCTTGCGCGGCTCGCGCCGGCGCAGCCGGAAGCTCCCGAACCCGCGCAGCTCGATCTTGTCGCCGCGGCGCAGCGCCTCGACGATGGTCTGGAAGACGGTATCGACGATGACCTCGGAGTGCTTCTTGGTGAGGTCCGAGACGCGCGAGACTTCTTCGACCAGTTCTGCTTTTGTCATGGGAAGACGGGGCGCGGCCGACAGGCGGCAGGCGCGCGTCGAGGACGCACCGCCCGCCGCCGTCCAGCCTGGCTCATGACGGGATCACTTCAGGTGCTTGAAGTGATCGCCCAGCGTCACCTCGGGCCGGCCCGTCGACTCCGAGTACGCCTCCCAATCGGCGCGATACTCGTCGTCCTTGAGGGCCCGGATGCTGAGGCCGATCTTCCGCTCCTCGGGTACGAGGCGGATGATCTTCATCTGGTAGGTCTCGCCCGGACGCAGCTCCAGCTTCTCTCCGCCCTGCGTCGAGTCGAACTCCGAGACGTGGATCAGCCCTTCGATGCCGTCGGCCAGCTCCACGAACGCACCGAAGTTGGTGAGCCGCACGACCTTGCCGTCGACGACGTCCCCGACGCGGTGCTTGTCGAAGAACTCCTTCCAGATGCCCGTCTGCAACTGCTTGAGCCCGAGCGACAGCCGCTGGTTGTCGGCGTCGATGCTGAGCACCTGCGCCTCGACGGTATCGCCCTTCTTCAAGACCTCGGACGGGTGCTTGATCTTGCTCCACGACATGTCCGAGATGTGGATGAGGCCGTCGATGCCCTCCTCGACCTCGACGAACGCGCCGAACTCGGTGAGGTTCCGCACCTTGCCGGTGATCGTCGTGCCGACCGGGTACTTGCTCGCCAGCTCGTGCCACGGGTTGCTCTCGACCTGCTTCAGGCCGAGCGAGATCCGGCGGGCGCCGGGGTCGACGCCGAGCACCATGGCCTCCACCGAGTCGCCGACGTTCAGCATCTTCGACGGATGCTTCACGCGCTTGCTCCACGACATCTCCGACACGTGGATCAGCCCTTCGACGCCCGGTTCCAGCTCGACGAACGCGCCGTAGTCGGTGAGGCTCACGACCTTGCCGGCCACGCGGATGCCGACCGGGTAGCGCTCGATGACGTTGCCCCACGGATCCGGCACGAGCTGCTTGTGGCCGAGCGAGACGCGCTCGGTGCCCGGGTCGTACTTGAGGACGATGACGTCGATCTCGTCGCCGACGCGCACGACCTCCGACGGGTGCGTGACGCGCCCCCACGACATGTCGGTGATGTGCAGCAGGCCGTCGATGCCGCCGAGATCGATGAACGCGCCGTAATCGGTCAGGTTCTTGACCGTGCCGCGCAGCACCTTCCCCTCGGCGAGCGTGTCGAGCGTCGTCTTCTTCTTCTCGGCGTTCTCTTCCTCGAGCAGGACCTTGCGCGAGAGGACGATGTTGCCGCGCTTCTTGTTGACCTTGATGACGCGCATCCGGAGCTCTTGCCCCTTCAGCGCGTCGAGGTTGCGGACCGGCCGCACGTCGATCTGCGAGCCGGGCAGGAACGCCCGCACGCCGATGTCCACCGCGAGCCCGCCCTTGATCCGCTCGATGACGCGGCCGATGACGACCTTCTTGTCCTGGTAGGCCTTCTCGACCTCGTCCCAGATCTTCATCTTCTCGGCCTTCTCGCGCGACAGCACGACGTAGCCGTCGCGGTCCTCGGTGCGCTCGAGCAGCACGTCGACCGTATCGCCGGGCTGCGCGGCCACCTGGCCGTTCTCGTCGATGAACTCTTCGATCGGGATGATGCCTTCGGACTTGAAGCCGACGTCGACGACGACTTCGGTGGGGGTGACCTTGACGACGGTCCCCTTGACGACCTCACCTTCCGCGATGTTTCGGAAGCTGGTATCGTAAAACTCCAGGAGGCGCGCGTACTCCTGCGGGTCGATCTCGGCGCCATCCTGCGCTGAGGAGAATGTCGAGAAACCGGGCAGGGTCTTCACACCTCCTTGGGACGTTGTTTTCTTGGGCGCGTCTGCGTTACTCATTCGTTCCGGATCCTCCTCGAACTGATGCCGAATCACAG carries:
- a CDS encoding VWA domain-containing protein, which translates into the protein MTAARLARSALAIFAAVATAAVQPAAQQPAPAAPPAQQGAQAEPPVFRSGIDSVSVDVIVTDGKGRSVTDLTANDFEIREAGKPQTIEAFRLVQLDDGYADASAQRDILSPSEHAVEVASERNRLLVIFLDDYHTRVGNSLVIRQQLARFVSQLSPRDLVAITMPMLPASGLTFSRNHDATAGQLMSFLGRKYNYVPKYPIEYRYEGEPPVVQERLRNMWTIAALRALAEFMATFRVGRKTVLYVSEGMSNTLPEGALVSGTPLGTIPQSGGMSPQPGSAMEGQQLLDSMELISDLQRVFSAAARTNTAIYTIDPRGLASGEFSAADTVGIQFDRLILGQTTEMLRTIADQTDGRAIVNRNDPLPALQQMVKDGSSYYLLGYTSSSQFRDGKFHEIQVRVKRRDVEVRARKGYWAISADEAERAAAPKAEVRGDVSEALTTLVSVADAGRRQPVTLWLGAARGAAEKAQVTLVWESAGSGRDPAERVDHLNVTAETVSGTPLFSGRVGPEATTTTMPPAGVARFDAPAGTVRVRVEVQNAAGRRIESTDAVIDVPDFGTPTAQITTPFVFRGRTARDLQALRASASPLPTTGRSFSKAERLLLRFEAYGPGGTTPAVTMRILNQSGQSVASMPPPVKNGNVFESEFSLGAFPPSDYVIEISADANGDVTKRLLGIRVTG
- a CDS encoding acyl-CoA dehydrogenase family protein yields the protein MIPSAPMSDPPAPPGPLTRLAEDEHLFRLSVREFARAAVRPLVREMDQQGALSPAIVARLFELGLMGIEVPESAGGAGGRFFHAILAVEELSRVDPSVGLLVDVQNTLVVNAVRRWGTPALAAEVLPRLASSVVGAYALSEAEAGSDAFALQTSAVSEGGAFVLSGRKLWITNAHEAGLFIVFATVDRGAGHRGITAFVVDRDTPGLSVGRKEDKLGIRASSTCEVVLDCCRVPAARVLGTVGQGYKVAIETLNDGRIGIGAQMVGLAADALERAIAHVSARRQFGRPIAEFQAVQFQLARAAADLEAARLLVYNAARLRDAGEPLVAESAIAKLVASETAERVASLAVNLLGGAGFVRDGMVEKLYRDAKIGQIYEGTSNLQLQTIAKHLLRPAR
- a CDS encoding acyl-CoA dehydrogenase family protein translates to MDFSLSPAQEAFLDRVRAFARDEVAPRAAEIDATARYPRELVARAAEVGLLAMTLPPPAGGGQACLTSALAIELVAGASATVAVILTVTNALVVEPIAVAGTAAQRDAWLHRLASGAALGAFALSEADAGSDSANQQARATPVPEGYVLSGTKVWVANAEQADVAIVFAATAGDGPRRQISAFLVPLDAPGVSRRPCDSLGVRGLGCVDLIFDRVSLPSDARLGPEGGGFAIAMRALQGGRIAIAAQALGVGQSALDEALEYARTRHAFGQPIGQFQAIQFQLADLATELEAARLLTWRAADLYDRSPSVVKEAAMAKLQASEAAHAAADRAMQILASSGYRRGSRLERLFRDARATEIYQGTSEVQRLLIAKALLGGPAH
- a CDS encoding HIT domain-containing protein, with translation MDRLYTPWRLAYVTGGAASRSECVFCAAAGGSADQPLLVHRGERAFVILNKFPYNNGHVMVVPNRHAPRLSDFDGAELAEVMALAQLVERALTELYRPQGFNMGVNVGTSAGAGIADHLHLHVVPRWNGDTSFMTVFGDTRVLPEELGTTATRLREAIARLER
- a CDS encoding integration host factor subunit beta, producing the protein MTKAELVEEVSRVSDLTKKHSEVIVDTVFQTIVEALRRGDKIELRGFGSFRLRRREPRKGRNPKTGDKVDVPPKHVPYFKPGKELKDLINKADAGPAPHSEPTGLPE
- a CDS encoding 30S ribosomal protein S1 — its product is MSNADAPKKTTSQGGVKTLPGFSTFSSAQDGAEIDPQEYARLLEFYDTSFRNIAEGEVVKGTVVKVTPTEVVVDVGFKSEGIIPIEEFIDENGQVAAQPGDTVDVLLERTEDRDGYVVLSREKAEKMKIWDEVEKAYQDKKVVIGRVIERIKGGLAVDIGVRAFLPGSQIDVRPVRNLDALKGQELRMRVIKVNKKRGNIVLSRKVLLEEENAEKKKTTLDTLAEGKVLRGTVKNLTDYGAFIDLGGIDGLLHITDMSWGRVTHPSEVVRVGDEIDVIVLKYDPGTERVSLGHKQLVPDPWGNVIERYPVGIRVAGKVVSLTDYGAFVELEPGVEGLIHVSEMSWSKRVKHPSKMLNVGDSVEAMVLGVDPGARRISLGLKQVESNPWHELASKYPVGTTITGKVRNLTEFGAFVEVEEGIDGLIHISDMSWSKIKHPSEVLKKGDTVEAQVLSIDADNQRLSLGLKQLQTGIWKEFFDKHRVGDVVDGKVVRLTNFGAFVELADGIEGLIHVSEFDSTQGGEKLELRPGETYQMKIIRLVPEERKIGLSIRALKDDEYRADWEAYSESTGRPEVTLGDHFKHLK